A single region of the Alkalibacter saccharofermentans DSM 14828 genome encodes:
- a CDS encoding MFS transporter, whose amino-acid sequence MKLTKEEISWILYDCGNSAYSIIITTAIFPIYFTGMASQAGASGASATAWWNYGNAFATFLIVVLSPILGTIADYKNFKKRFFAFFSLLGIAFTGFLAVVPESNWQFLMIFYVVTVVGFAGSNIFYDAFLVDVSEDENMDKVSSNGFAFGYISSVVPFVLCIFLINFSGLDVLLMTKISFAITSLWWGLFTLPMIKNVRQVHFIEPEPRPLKNSFLRILNTIKNIRKYRTIAIFLGAYFFYIDGVDTIIRNAAVFGEQIGLDTTGLMIALLMTQIVAFPCAILYGMLAVRFSARNMIIFGILTYFIVCILAYRMETIWDFAFLGFMIASAQGGIQALSRSYFAKIVPKKNSNEFFGFYNILGKFAAIMGPILVGTITLATGDIRKAVLSLVVLFGIGLVMILRLPKYPERVK is encoded by the coding sequence ATGAAACTGACTAAGGAAGAAATCAGCTGGATACTTTACGACTGCGGAAACTCCGCCTACTCCATAATTATCACAACTGCAATATTTCCCATTTATTTTACCGGGATGGCTTCGCAGGCGGGTGCAAGCGGAGCATCTGCTACAGCTTGGTGGAATTATGGGAATGCATTTGCAACATTTTTAATCGTAGTGCTAAGTCCGATTCTGGGTACGATAGCGGATTATAAGAATTTTAAAAAGCGGTTTTTTGCGTTTTTTTCATTGCTTGGAATTGCTTTTACAGGATTTTTGGCGGTGGTACCGGAATCGAACTGGCAGTTTCTGATGATTTTTTACGTGGTGACAGTAGTAGGCTTTGCAGGGTCGAATATCTTTTACGATGCCTTTTTAGTGGATGTTTCAGAGGATGAAAACATGGACAAGGTATCGTCGAACGGTTTTGCATTTGGGTATATCAGCAGTGTAGTTCCTTTCGTACTATGCATATTCCTGATAAACTTTTCGGGCCTTGACGTTTTATTGATGACGAAGATATCCTTTGCCATAACTAGCTTGTGGTGGGGGCTTTTCACATTGCCTATGATAAAAAATGTCAGGCAGGTCCACTTTATAGAACCCGAACCAAGGCCATTAAAGAACAGTTTTTTGAGAATCTTAAATACCATAAAAAACATCAGAAAATACAGGACGATAGCGATTTTCCTCGGTGCGTATTTTTTCTATATCGATGGAGTAGATACAATCATAAGAAATGCCGCCGTTTTCGGGGAGCAGATAGGACTTGATACCACTGGACTTATGATAGCCCTATTAATGACACAAATTGTAGCATTCCCCTGTGCTATTCTTTACGGTATGCTGGCTGTGAGATTTAGTGCTAGAAATATGATAATATTTGGAATCTTGACATACTTTATTGTGTGCATCTTGGCTTACAGAATGGAAACAATATGGGATTTTGCATTTTTGGGATTCATGATAGCATCTGCACAAGGAGGGATACAGGCCCTTAGCAGGTCTTATTTTGCAAAAATAGTTCCAAAGAAGAATTCGAATGAATTTTTTGGGTTCTACAACATACTGGGAAAGTTTGCAGCAATAATGGGTCCTATTCTTGTGGGAACGATAACGCTGGCAACGGGGGATATAAGAAAGGCTGTGCTCAGCCTCGTAGTCTTGTTCGGGATTGGACTTGTAATGATTTTGAGGCTCCCAAAATACCCGGAAAGAGTAAAATGA
- a CDS encoding class II SORL domain-containing protein, with product MSNLTATVQSGDWKSEKHVPVIKAPESVKKDESFIVTAVVGEEIAHPNTFEHYIKWIKVFFKPESGKFPVEVASVDFDAHGESGILTDFCANVSIKIQESGELMAMSYCNIHGLWENSVPVKCE from the coding sequence ATGTCAAATTTAACTGCAACCGTCCAAAGCGGCGACTGGAAAAGCGAAAAACACGTTCCTGTAATCAAAGCACCTGAAAGCGTAAAGAAGGACGAGTCTTTTATCGTGACTGCTGTCGTTGGCGAAGAAATCGCTCATCCAAATACATTTGAACATTACATCAAATGGATAAAGGTATTTTTCAAGCCTGAGAGCGGAAAATTCCCAGTAGAAGTAGCTTCAGTCGACTTTGACGCTCACGGTGAATCCGGTATTCTTACCGACTTTTGTGCCAATGTGAGCATCAAGATACAAGAATCGGGAGAGCTCATGGCTATGAGCTACTGCAATATCCACGGCCTATGGGAAAATAGCGTACCTGTCAAATGTGAATAA
- the purR gene encoding pur operon repressor, giving the protein MEKYKRNERIGAIIKILADNPNKVITYNFFSEKFSAAKSSISEDVLVVKKIIENLEMGKIETVAGAAGGVKYVPVMSIEDTEMFLEEVCRKLMDKERIIPGGFLYYTDIIYMPDIVDKLGRIIASRYLHEKIDYVVTMETKGIPVALMTAKYLNLPLVIVRRQSKVTEGTTVTINYVSGSSSKISTMSLSKRAMKKGAKVVVVDDFMKGGGTAMGIVNMMMEFEAEVKGISVLLAMKDPEKKLVEKFHPLLMIERLDPMDGEVNIYPFDRIKK; this is encoded by the coding sequence TTGGAAAAATATAAACGAAACGAAAGGATTGGAGCTATCATCAAGATATTGGCAGACAATCCTAATAAGGTTATAACTTATAATTTCTTCAGCGAGAAATTTTCTGCAGCAAAATCGAGCATCAGTGAAGATGTCCTTGTAGTGAAGAAAATAATAGAAAATCTGGAAATGGGGAAAATTGAAACCGTCGCGGGTGCCGCCGGCGGAGTAAAGTATGTGCCTGTCATGTCGATAGAAGACACTGAAATGTTTCTTGAAGAAGTTTGCAGAAAGCTCATGGACAAAGAGCGGATAATTCCAGGAGGATTCTTGTACTATACGGATATTATTTACATGCCGGATATAGTAGACAAGCTGGGAAGGATAATCGCAAGCAGATATCTTCACGAAAAGATTGATTACGTCGTTACAATGGAGACCAAGGGCATACCGGTGGCTTTGATGACTGCTAAATACTTGAACCTTCCACTTGTCATAGTAAGAAGGCAAAGCAAGGTCACTGAGGGAACCACGGTTACCATAAATTACGTATCGGGAAGCAGTTCGAAAATAAGCACTATGTCTCTTTCAAAGAGGGCCATGAAAAAGGGAGCCAAAGTCGTAGTAGTCGATGACTTCATGAAGGGGGGAGGGACGGCGATGGGAATCGTCAACATGATGATGGAATTTGAAGCAGAGGTAAAAGGAATATCGGTGTTGCTTGCCATGAAAGATCCCGAGAAGAAATTGGTGGAGAAATTTCACCCATTGTTGATGATAGAAAGACTCGACCCAATGGATGGAGAGGTAAATATTTATCCATTTGACAGAATAAAGAAATAA
- a CDS encoding SEC-C metal-binding domain-containing protein, giving the protein MALYEKWQSIIEESSKSEEAQQEFWNDFCEQEQTIYEKILGANQKEIKGAIKELANEYEVSLPYFMGFLDGINDSIESSNSLEDFTEEDEVSLVIDFKKLYWNMLAVPAPWLYELPQWEGVLSAEERAGIQRDYNRSKTVVNENKVGRNEPCPCGSGKKYKKCCGKAK; this is encoded by the coding sequence ATGGCCTTATACGAAAAATGGCAGAGCATTATTGAAGAATCCAGCAAATCGGAGGAAGCGCAGCAGGAGTTTTGGAATGATTTTTGTGAGCAGGAACAGACTATTTACGAGAAAATCCTCGGCGCTAATCAAAAGGAAATAAAAGGAGCAATCAAAGAGCTGGCAAATGAATACGAAGTGAGCCTTCCGTATTTCATGGGATTTTTAGACGGAATAAACGATAGCATTGAGAGTTCGAATTCCCTGGAAGATTTCACTGAAGAAGACGAAGTTTCGCTTGTCATTGACTTTAAAAAGCTATATTGGAACATGTTGGCTGTACCTGCACCCTGGCTGTATGAGCTTCCCCAGTGGGAAGGCGTATTGTCTGCGGAGGAAAGAGCTGGTATCCAAAGGGATTATAATAGGTCAAAGACTGTGGTAAATGAGAACAAGGTGGGCAGAAATGAGCCATGTCCTTGTGGCAGCGGGAAAAAATACAAAAAATGCTGCGGAAAAGCAAAGTAG
- a CDS encoding QueT transporter family protein, with amino-acid sequence MNNKTNFLMKASIIAALYATLTLMLPFLSYGGMQVRFSEALTVLPYFTTAAIPGLFAGCLLANFFGSPLGMLDVVLGSLTTLIAAWMASKIKNKKLVPLPSVILNALVIPYVLYKAFGIPYLPSVLWVGLGQTIAVYGIGYPLLLFIDRNDKLKSLIKK; translated from the coding sequence ATGAATAACAAAACGAATTTCTTGATGAAAGCGAGCATCATCGCCGCGCTTTACGCTACGTTGACTTTGATGCTTCCCTTTTTAAGTTATGGAGGGATGCAGGTAAGGTTTTCTGAAGCTCTTACAGTGTTGCCATACTTTACTACTGCTGCCATTCCCGGGTTGTTTGCCGGATGCCTTTTGGCAAACTTCTTTGGAAGCCCATTAGGAATGCTTGATGTGGTATTGGGAAGCCTCACTACCCTAATAGCCGCTTGGATGGCATCAAAGATCAAAAACAAAAAATTGGTGCCTTTGCCATCTGTTATATTAAACGCATTGGTAATCCCCTATGTGCTTTATAAGGCTTTTGGAATACCTTACTTGCCTTCAGTGCTATGGGTGGGATTAGGCCAGACAATCGCGGTATACGGCATCGGATATCCTTTGCTCTTATTCATAGACAGAAACGACAAATTAAAAAGTCTCATAAAAAAATAA
- a CDS encoding patatin-like phospholipase family protein has translation MEYGLVLSGGGAKGSFEIGVWKALREMDIKISAVAGTSVGALNGAIIAQNDFDFALEFWSNLSMDQVFAFNQKITDKYISEWSRQDWNTFATSFKDYVFDGGLDVTPLKNNLKKHIDEDRIRNSPIKLGLVTVSLSDLKPLELMIDDIPKGKLIDYLLASAAFPAFKKHEIDGKTYIDGAVYDNFPIDLLADRGYKNLIAVELPSPPGFKLRKKRDDLNIINITNSEYLGLILEFDPELMKKNIQMGYLDTLKKFKVVKGKNYYIDVTRDNESFLRFQQRLGFPIPGDDGMKLPLLLGREQLLGKEEAYDEIKKLLGYTSFRNQDPCLSMLEITAKNLDIPRLKKYTTDELTKEIFKAVNALIDENLSLIKNHRNILNVFKESDEDISPMDSLRFLTYYMYFLSLNVNSKFPLGKLINRFTPEVSLSILTLLYLTNR, from the coding sequence ATGGAATACGGTTTGGTTTTAAGCGGCGGTGGAGCCAAGGGGTCTTTTGAGATCGGTGTTTGGAAAGCCCTTAGAGAAATGGACATTAAAATCAGCGCTGTTGCCGGAACCTCAGTCGGCGCATTAAACGGAGCGATCATAGCACAAAACGACTTTGATTTTGCACTCGAATTTTGGTCAAACTTATCTATGGACCAGGTCTTTGCCTTCAATCAAAAGATTACCGACAAATACATATCCGAATGGTCTCGCCAGGATTGGAACACCTTTGCTACTTCCTTCAAAGATTATGTTTTTGATGGAGGCCTTGACGTCACGCCGCTGAAAAACAATCTAAAAAAACACATCGATGAAGACCGTATTCGCAACTCACCGATAAAGCTAGGTCTCGTCACTGTTTCCCTTAGCGATTTAAAACCCCTTGAGCTTATGATAGATGACATACCAAAGGGCAAACTCATAGATTATCTTTTGGCCAGTGCCGCCTTTCCCGCTTTCAAAAAACACGAAATAGACGGAAAGACTTACATAGATGGAGCAGTTTACGACAATTTCCCCATAGACCTTCTTGCCGACAGGGGATACAAAAACCTTATAGCCGTCGAATTGCCTTCTCCGCCAGGGTTTAAACTGCGAAAGAAAAGAGATGATTTGAACATCATCAACATTACAAATTCCGAGTATCTGGGTTTGATTTTAGAATTTGATCCTGAACTTATGAAAAAAAACATCCAGATGGGTTATCTGGACACTCTAAAGAAATTTAAAGTTGTAAAAGGCAAAAACTACTATATCGACGTCACAAGAGACAACGAAAGTTTTTTGCGCTTCCAACAAAGACTTGGCTTTCCCATACCAGGAGACGACGGGATGAAGCTGCCTCTGCTTTTAGGCCGGGAGCAGCTTTTGGGAAAGGAGGAAGCTTACGATGAAATCAAAAAGCTTCTTGGATATACTTCCTTCAGAAACCAGGACCCCTGCCTTAGCATGCTGGAGATAACAGCTAAAAACCTCGACATCCCAAGGCTTAAGAAGTATACAACTGATGAACTTACAAAAGAAATTTTCAAAGCCGTGAACGCCTTGATAGATGAAAATCTGTCTCTAATAAAAAATCACCGTAATATCTTGAATGTTTTCAAAGAGAGCGATGAGGATATAAGCCCTATGGACAGTCTTCGTTTTTTAACCTACTACATGTATTTCTTGAGCCTTAACGTAAACTCTAAGTTCCCTTTGGGCAAGCTCATAAACCGCTTTACCCCAGAAGTAAGTCTATCTATCCTCACTCTTCTTTACTTGACAAACAGATAG
- a CDS encoding acylphosphatase, protein MKRVRLIVEGRVQGVGFRWFTKELAIRYGLTGDVKNNYDSTVEINAQGEDEAIDEFIEKLYEGPNRFAKVENIRAREIEPVEKEKDFDVILL, encoded by the coding sequence ATGAAAAGAGTCAGGCTTATAGTTGAGGGAAGAGTGCAAGGGGTTGGGTTCAGATGGTTTACAAAGGAGCTTGCTATTAGGTACGGTTTGACAGGAGACGTCAAAAACAATTACGATTCTACCGTGGAAATAAATGCTCAGGGCGAGGATGAAGCCATAGATGAGTTTATAGAAAAGCTCTATGAAGGACCTAATCGTTTTGCGAAAGTGGAGAATATAAGAGCTCGGGAAATCGAACCAGTGGAAAAAGAAAAAGATTTTGACGTGATTTTATTGTAA
- the spoVG gene encoding septation regulator SpoVG, giving the protein MQITDVRVRKISKEGKMKAIVSVTFDDQFVVHDIKIIEGQNGLFIAMPSRKTPDGEFKDIAHPINMDTRTQIQDSVLEKYTAVLEEQDDIDEESEILE; this is encoded by the coding sequence ATGCAAATCACAGATGTAAGAGTTAGAAAGATCTCAAAGGAAGGCAAGATGAAAGCGATTGTATCAGTGACCTTTGACGATCAGTTTGTCGTTCACGATATTAAAATCATCGAGGGACAGAACGGTTTGTTCATTGCAATGCCAAGCAGAAAGACTCCGGACGGAGAATTCAAGGACATAGCTCATCCAATCAACATGGATACCAGAACTCAAATCCAGGATTCGGTTCTTGAAAAATACACAGCAGTTTTAGAAGAACAAGATGACATTGATGAAGAGAGTGAAATTTTAGAATAA
- a CDS encoding zinc dependent phospholipase C family protein: MSDAINHYLCGKEILDKLLEKNTVFAVNRDVFNLGTQGPDIFFYYNVLAKPEERINYGSLIHQNKVDDFFYSSITKISSMSDGRDKSILKSYLLGLIAHHALDVATHPFIFYRSGKHLISRPETKALKYNHKKYEVFLDIAFYNNRYSKKACRFPIGNLFKVSSGEKNIIGLFYKDMFQEVFNIKIRDNSVASSIHRTELLTSILNDPTGIKKLSFGFFEILFGSYGKFSNAFYPVSSPDDIKILNLNNEIWHHPSDKTLSFRYSYNQLFDAAVKDGVRKFLFVIPLLTNPAPPKLDSVKSYFKNASYETGLDCNGDNSIRYFDPVI, encoded by the coding sequence ATGTCTGATGCCATAAACCACTATTTATGTGGAAAAGAAATTTTAGACAAGCTTTTGGAAAAAAACACTGTTTTTGCCGTAAACCGGGATGTTTTCAACTTGGGAACCCAGGGACCAGATATATTCTTTTACTACAACGTCCTGGCAAAGCCTGAGGAGAGAATAAACTATGGCTCTCTAATCCATCAAAACAAGGTAGACGACTTTTTTTACTCTTCCATTACAAAGATTTCTTCTATGAGTGACGGAAGAGATAAATCGATACTCAAATCATACCTTTTGGGTTTGATTGCCCACCATGCTCTTGACGTTGCCACTCATCCATTTATTTTCTACAGAAGCGGCAAGCACTTAATATCGCGCCCAGAAACTAAGGCTTTGAAATACAATCACAAGAAATACGAGGTCTTCCTCGATATCGCTTTTTACAACAATCGCTACTCTAAAAAAGCCTGTAGATTTCCAATTGGAAATTTATTTAAAGTATCTTCTGGCGAAAAAAATATTATAGGACTTTTTTACAAGGATATGTTCCAGGAAGTCTTTAATATTAAGATAAGGGATAATTCCGTTGCATCCAGTATCCACAGAACAGAGCTCCTAACCAGCATTTTGAATGATCCTACCGGAATTAAAAAGCTGTCATTTGGTTTTTTCGAAATACTCTTCGGAAGCTATGGTAAATTTTCAAATGCCTTTTACCCGGTAAGTTCCCCTGACGACATAAAAATATTAAATCTTAATAATGAGATATGGCATCACCCCAGTGACAAAACCCTTTCTTTCCGTTATTCGTACAACCAACTCTTCGATGCTGCCGTCAAAGATGGGGTCCGCAAATTTTTGTTCGTGATTCCTCTATTGACAAACCCTGCTCCTCCTAAATTGGACTCGGTTAAGTCTTATTTTAAAAACGCTAGCTACGAAACAGGCCTCGACTGTAATGGAGACAACTCAATTCGATATTTTGATCCTGTAATATAA
- the murC gene encoding UDP-N-acetylmuramate--L-alanine ligase, whose translation MKRELEKILSIHLDRVHFVGIGGSSMSGLASILIENGINATGSDMQSSSYTDKLLSSGAKVSIGHSAENIDDDCSLIVYTAAIDSENPELKKAQELGIPMLERSEFLGIMTEAFGKTIAVAGTHGKTTTSSLIASIFYLSGLDPTVSVGGVVPALQGNYRVGKSDYFVTEACEYVDSFLRSRHKIGIILNIELDHVDYFKNLDQVKDSFKKFASIIPKDGYLIANGDSKDILDICHALECTVVTTGLNENNEYQATNISYDANGKPSFDVYKKGVLLHRFTLSIPGEHNVMNSLAAIACADICGIPAKMLSESLKTFTGAGRRFEFRGRINDITVVEDYAHHPTELKVTIDACRNYDADRLIVVFQPHTFSRTHHFFDELTGALKDADYVIVSDIYAAREKNKWGIKNGELADALNKDHQTSAIHISDFDEISNHVTSMAKPGDFILVAGAGTINKVAYDIAEKLTKRFSENP comes from the coding sequence TTGAAGCGAGAACTCGAAAAAATCCTTTCAATACATTTAGACAGAGTCCATTTTGTAGGCATAGGAGGCTCTAGCATGAGCGGCCTTGCGTCCATACTCATAGAAAACGGCATAAATGCGACCGGCTCGGACATGCAAAGCTCATCTTATACTGACAAGCTCTTATCCTCAGGCGCAAAGGTCTCCATTGGTCATAGCGCTGAAAACATAGATGACGACTGCAGCCTGATTGTCTACACAGCAGCCATCGACAGCGAGAATCCAGAACTAAAAAAAGCGCAAGAACTGGGAATCCCCATGCTTGAAAGAAGCGAATTTTTGGGGATAATGACTGAAGCCTTCGGCAAGACCATCGCAGTTGCGGGAACCCACGGAAAAACGACCACATCTTCTCTCATCGCATCAATATTCTATTTGTCTGGACTCGACCCTACAGTCAGCGTAGGTGGAGTTGTTCCAGCACTACAGGGCAACTACAGAGTGGGAAAAAGCGATTATTTCGTAACAGAAGCCTGTGAATATGTGGACAGTTTTCTGAGATCGAGACACAAAATCGGCATAATATTAAACATCGAGCTAGATCATGTGGACTACTTCAAAAACTTAGACCAGGTGAAAGATTCCTTTAAAAAATTCGCGAGTATTATCCCTAAGGATGGATATCTAATCGCAAACGGAGACAGCAAAGACATCCTCGATATTTGCCACGCCCTAGAGTGCACAGTCGTTACAACCGGTCTAAATGAAAACAACGAATACCAAGCGACAAACATTTCCTATGACGCCAACGGCAAGCCATCTTTTGACGTATATAAAAAAGGAGTTCTTTTACACAGATTCACCCTTTCTATTCCCGGCGAGCATAACGTTATGAACTCACTTGCGGCGATTGCCTGCGCAGATATCTGCGGCATTCCTGCAAAGATGCTTTCGGAGAGCCTAAAAACCTTCACTGGCGCTGGAAGGCGATTTGAGTTTAGAGGTCGAATAAACGACATCACCGTAGTAGAGGATTACGCCCACCATCCTACGGAACTGAAGGTTACTATAGACGCATGCAGGAATTACGACGCTGACCGCTTGATAGTAGTATTCCAACCCCATACCTTTTCAAGAACCCACCACTTCTTTGACGAGCTTACCGGTGCACTTAAAGACGCGGACTATGTAATAGTCAGCGACATCTATGCAGCAAGAGAAAAAAACAAATGGGGCATAAAAAACGGTGAACTTGCAGATGCCTTGAATAAAGACCATCAAACTTCAGCGATCCATATCAGTGATTTTGATGAAATTTCAAATCATGTAACCTCAATGGCTAAACCTGGAGATTTCATCCTGGTAGCAGGAGCCGGAACGATAAACAAGGTAGCCTATGACATAGCGGAAAAGCTAACTAAGAGATTCTCGGAAAACCCATAA
- a CDS encoding aconitate hydratase: MAYTITEKIIKNHLVVGEMTRGDEIGIRIDQTLTQDSTGTMAYLQFEAMEVPRVKTKRSVAYIDHNMLQTGPENMDDHIYIQTVAKKHGVYYSKPGNGICHQVNIERFGVPGQTLLGSDSHTPTGGGLGMLAIGAGGLDVAVAMAGGEYYITMPEIVKVDLRGKLKPGVASKDIILEVLKRCTVKGGINRVFEYVGEGVKNLTVPERATITNMGAELGATTSVFPSDEITLEFLKSQGREEDFKAISADAEAKYDMEIVIDLDKLGAMAACPHSPDNVKVIKELEGTKVDQIAIGSCTNSSYLDLMKVANILEGKTVAENVSLVISPGSKQVLNMLAENGGLAKLIDSGARILECGCGPCIGMGQSPNTRGVSLRTFNRNFKGRSGTIDADVYIVSPETAAVSAITGKITDPVSSITAKALDIEVPAEFKINDNLIVAPAMECEKVEVVKGPNIKPFPKTSVLKDKIEKNVLIKVEDNITTDHIMPSNAKLLPYRSNIPYLSDYCLTPCDPDFPQRAKDNQGGLIVAGHNYGQGSSREHAALAPLYLGIKGVAAKSFARIHKNNLINNGILPMIFVNEEDYDKIELMDNITIENVIKGVERKELTLKDAAKGIEIPVKVDVTDRQIEILKNGGLINYMKVK; the protein is encoded by the coding sequence ATGGCTTATACAATTACTGAAAAAATCATCAAAAATCATTTGGTTGTGGGAGAGATGACAAGAGGAGACGAAATAGGGATCAGAATAGATCAGACGCTTACCCAGGATTCTACAGGCACAATGGCATACCTGCAATTTGAGGCGATGGAAGTGCCAAGGGTAAAGACGAAGAGGTCTGTAGCCTATATCGATCATAACATGCTTCAGACGGGCCCTGAGAATATGGACGATCATATCTATATTCAAACAGTCGCAAAGAAACATGGAGTATACTACTCAAAGCCAGGTAATGGAATTTGTCACCAGGTTAATATAGAAAGATTCGGTGTGCCGGGACAAACGCTTCTAGGTTCGGATAGCCATACTCCGACAGGGGGAGGCCTTGGTATGCTTGCCATAGGAGCCGGAGGACTTGATGTTGCCGTAGCCATGGCTGGGGGAGAGTATTACATAACCATGCCTGAAATAGTAAAGGTTGACCTGAGAGGAAAACTAAAACCTGGAGTTGCATCAAAGGATATAATTTTGGAAGTGCTAAAGAGATGCACTGTAAAAGGTGGAATCAACAGGGTATTTGAATATGTGGGTGAAGGGGTAAAAAACCTTACTGTGCCGGAAAGGGCGACCATAACAAATATGGGAGCTGAACTTGGAGCAACAACATCTGTATTCCCCTCTGATGAAATAACACTTGAATTCTTAAAGAGCCAGGGAAGGGAAGAAGACTTCAAAGCAATATCAGCTGATGCAGAGGCGAAATACGATATGGAAATAGTGATAGATCTGGATAAGCTTGGTGCTATGGCAGCTTGCCCTCACAGTCCTGACAATGTTAAAGTAATTAAGGAACTGGAAGGGACAAAAGTTGATCAAATCGCCATCGGGAGCTGTACCAATTCATCTTATCTTGATTTAATGAAGGTAGCAAACATCCTTGAGGGAAAAACAGTTGCAGAAAATGTTTCATTGGTGATTTCACCAGGATCCAAGCAGGTGCTTAACATGCTTGCTGAAAATGGAGGCTTGGCAAAGCTTATAGACTCAGGAGCTAGAATCCTGGAATGTGGCTGCGGACCGTGCATAGGCATGGGACAATCGCCAAACACCAGAGGGGTTTCCTTGAGAACCTTCAACAGAAACTTCAAAGGCAGAAGTGGTACCATAGATGCTGATGTTTACATCGTAAGCCCAGAGACCGCTGCAGTTTCTGCTATAACGGGAAAGATAACCGATCCTGTTTCCAGCATAACTGCGAAAGCTCTGGATATCGAAGTTCCGGCGGAGTTTAAAATCAATGATAATTTGATCGTTGCTCCTGCCATGGAGTGTGAAAAGGTGGAAGTAGTCAAGGGACCGAACATCAAACCTTTCCCTAAAACATCAGTTCTTAAGGATAAAATTGAAAAAAACGTCCTTATCAAGGTGGAAGACAATATAACCACTGACCATATAATGCCTTCAAATGCTAAGCTTCTGCCCTATAGATCAAACATTCCCTACCTTTCAGATTACTGTTTGACTCCCTGTGACCCAGACTTCCCACAGAGAGCTAAAGACAACCAGGGAGGGCTGATCGTCGCTGGACACAATTACGGACAGGGCTCAAGTAGAGAGCACGCTGCTTTGGCGCCTCTGTACTTAGGGATAAAAGGCGTTGCGGCAAAATCTTTTGCGAGGATACATAAAAATAACCTAATAAACAATGGTATATTGCCGATGATATTTGTAAATGAAGAAGATTACGATAAAATAGAGTTGATGGATAATATAACAATCGAAAATGTCATCAAAGGAGTAGAAAGAAAAGAGCTTACCTTGAAAGATGCAGCTAAAGGCATCGAAATCCCGGTTAAGGTCGATGTAACAGACAGACAGATTGAAATCCTTAAAAATGGCGGGTTGATTAACTATATGAAAGTCAAGTAA